The following coding sequences lie in one Arachis ipaensis cultivar K30076 chromosome B05, Araip1.1, whole genome shotgun sequence genomic window:
- the LOC107640370 gene encoding polygalacturonase At1g48100, which translates to MKRNRSFCQLFLLSFLVIVMTIITFSIISVEARKNNHRQNMINKRLPKRHTRGRATSPSPSPSPSPPMSTNTFDIMSFGAKGNGISDDSQALVVAWRSACKVGGATVLVPSKLKFLLKPLTLQGPCMPDLTLQIDGTLVAPEEASSWPKSSLYQWINFKWLQNFTLKGSGTLDGQGSNWWTTSSSSEPYNYETQKSYSKHIPYMKPTAVRFYSSNHITVRDIRILNSPLCHLKFDNSKGIQVTNITISSPQNSPNTDGIHLQNTHDVQIQHSDIQTGDDCVSIQTGCSKVHVHHIMCGPGHGIR; encoded by the exons ATGAAGAGGAACAGAAGCTTCTGTCAACTATTTTTGCTCTCCTTTTTGGTGATTGTGATGACTATTATCACCTTCTCTATAATCTCAGTAGAAGCAAGGAAGAACAATCATCGCCAGAACATGATTAACAAAAGACTCCCCAAACGTCACACAAGAGGGAGAGCCACATCACCATCGCCATCTCCGTCGCCGTCTCCGCCAATGTCCACCAACACTTTTGACATTATGTCCTTTGGCGCAAAGGGCAATGGAATTTCTGATGATTCACAG GCACTTGTAGTTGCATGGAGAAGTGCATGCAAAGTTGGTGGTGCTACAGTTTTAGTTCCATCTAAACTCAAATTCCTTCTAAAACCCCTCACTTTACAAGGCCCTTGTATGCCAGATCTCACTCTTCAG ATTGATGGAACTCTAGTGGCTCCAGAAGAGGCATCTTCATGGCCAAAATCAAGTTTATATCAGTGGATAAATTTCAAATGGCTACAAAACTTCACACTCAAAGGATCTGGAACTCTTGATGGCCAAGGCTCTAATTGGTGGACTACTTCCTCCTCTTCAGAACCTTATAATTATGAGACCCAG AAGAGCTACTCTAAACACATTCCATACATGAAGCCAACT GCTGTGAGATTCTATTCTAGCAACCATATAACAGTTCGTGATATCAGAATCCTAAACAGTCCCTTATGCCATCTAAAATTTGATAACTCAAAGGGGATTCAAGTTACCAACATTACAATTTCTTCCCCACAGAATAGCCCTAACACTGATGGAATTCACTTGCAAAACACACACGATGTGCAAATTCAGCACTCTGATATTCAAACTG GAGATGACTGTGTATCCATCCAAACCGGTTGCTCTAAGGTTCATGTCCACCATATTATGTGTGGCCCAGGCCATGGTATAAGGTAA